Proteins found in one Oryza glaberrima chromosome 4, OglaRS2, whole genome shotgun sequence genomic segment:
- the LOC127770103 gene encoding uncharacterized protein LOC127770103, whose translation MACCRALALRSLLVPDHPRAAAAAAARPAAGRRAPRRRARHLRCCSGGGDPGQPPQEAVLEAISKVARSKGRVALTTNMVLGGTVTDDASDEWLVLDQKVNSYPTNRGFTAIGTGGDDFVQSMVVAVESVLQEPIPKGQVSHKLSSRGKYVSVKIGPIRVVSSEQVQAVYRAMRSDNRMKYFL comes from the exons ATGGCGTGCTGCCGGGCCCTCGCGCTCCGCTCGCTCCTCGTCCCCGAccacccccgcgccgccgccgccgccgcggcgcgaccggcggcggggaggagggcgccCCGCCGCCGGGCGCGCCACCTCcgctgctgctccggcggcggggaCCCGGGCCAGCCCCCGCAGGAGGCCGTGCTCGAGGCCATCTCCA AGGTAGCCAGGTCTAAAGGAAGGGTTGCACTCACAACAAACATGGTCCTTGGTGGCACTGTGACGGATGATGCAAGTGATGAATGGCTTGTTCTGGATCAGAAG GTAAATTCATACCCCACAAATAGAGGATTTACAGCAATTGGTACTGGAGGTGATGATTTTGTCCAGTCAATGGTTGTTGCGGTTGAATCTGTTCTTCAAGAACCCATTCCCAAG GGCCAGGTGTCTCATAAATTGTCATCTAGGGGGAAGTATGTTTCTGTAAAGATTGGACCAATTCGTGTAGTTTCCAGCGAGCAG GTCCAAGCCGTGTATCGTGCCATGAGAAGTGATAATAGGATGAAGTATTTCTTATGA
- the LOC127770104 gene encoding uncharacterized protein LOC127770104, with translation MDQEQGERELQLLLPAAASAAAAASRVLRSGGGDAAAGLGGGGGSVDSSGGAAALDLDLSMSIGPTTRRQQPAAAVPSPSPAPAPVVDVRAVRQQTAEQMRQASAHRAYAERVREMARAELELAEREFARARAIWERAREEVERVERMKEIAARRLGIGPAAASAALEITCHACMQRFHP, from the coding sequence ATGGATCAGGAGCAAGGCGAGAGAGAGCTCCAGCTGCTGCtcccggcggccgcctccgccgccgccgcggcatcgCGTGTCctgcgcagcggcggcggcgacgcggcggcggggctgggcggaggcggaggaagcgtggacagcagcggcggcgcggcggcgctggacctGGACCTGTCGATGAGCATtgggccgacgacgaggaggcagcagccggcggccgccgtgccgtcgccgtcgccggcgccggcgccggtggtggacGTGCGGGCGGTGAGGCAGCAGACGGCGGAGCAGATGAGGCAGGCGTCGGCGCACCGGGCGTACGCGGAGCGGGTGAGGGAGATGGCGCGGGCGGAGCTGGAGCTCGCGGAGCGGGAGTTCGCGCGCGCCCGGGCGATCTGGGAGCGCGCCCGCGAGGAGGTGGAGCGCGTCGAGCGCATGAAGGAgatcgccgcccgccgcctcggcatcggccccgccgccgcctccgccgccctcgaGATCACCTGCCACGCCTGCATGCAGCGCTTCCACCCCTAG